The Obesumbacterium proteus DNA window GAAAAAACCATCGACGTGATTCGTAAAGCGGCCGATCGGCAGAAAATTTTCATCGTATGCAAAACCCCACAGGATGTTCTCACGTTGGTGAAAGGCGGAGTGCCAATCAACTTCGTCAACGTTGGCAATATGCACTTTGCCGAGGGAAAACGGCAGATACACAAAACCGTATCCGTGAATGACAGCGATACGGCGGCGTTTCGCGAACTGGAGAGACTGGGTATCACCTGTGAGGTTCGGCGCGTGCCGGATGAGTCCGGTGAATCCATTGCCAAACTCTTAGCATAACCGGAGTAAACCATGTTTACAGATGCGTTATTGATTGGCTTATTAGCCGGACTGGCGGGGGTAGACCTGTTCGATGGTCTGACTCATTTCCATCGTCCGGTGGTGATTGGCCCGCTGGTCGGGCTGATTTTAGGCGATGTTCAAACCGGCCTGCTGGTCGGTGGTTCATTAGAGCTCGTTTGGATGGGAATGGTGCCGCTGGCGGGGGCTCAGCCGCCAAACGTGGTGATTGGCGGAGTTATTGGTACTGCGTTTGCCATTCTGACCCATGCCGATCCCAAAGTGGCGATAGGCATTGCGGTGCCTTTTGCTATCGCGGTGCAGGGCTGTATTACGCTGCTGTTTACGGCGTTTTCGCCGATGATGCACAAGTGCGACAAAATGGTACAAGAGCTCAACTGGCGCGGCATTGAGCGCGTGAACTATCTCGGCATTGCTATCCTGTTCTGCTTCTACTTCATTGTGGCCTTCTTGCCGGTTTACTTCGGTGCCGACGCCGCCAGTGCGATGGTGCAGAAAGCGCCAACGTGGCTGCTGGATGGGCTGGCCGTTGCGGGCGGAATGATGCCTGCCATCGGTTTCTCACTGCTGATGAAAATCATGATGAAAAAGACCTATGTGGCTTATTTCATCCTCGGTTTTATTTCCGTGACCTTTCTCAATATGCCGATTATCGCCGTTGCTTTGGGCGCATTCGCCATCGCGTTGATCGACTTCTTTAACCGTTCCCGCAACGAACAAGACGGCGAGACTAACGCGCCTTCTTCTTCGACTCATGCTCAGGAGATGGAAGATGGGATTTAATGACAACGAAGCTGTGATGGCGGCCAAAGCCGAGCAGCGTATGGCGCAGGCCTTGGCGACTAGCCAAGTTGAGCAAGACGATTATATCGACAGTACGCCAGCGGAAGCCTTGACCAAGCAAGATCTAAATCGCATGGCGTGGCGTTCTCTGCTGTTACAAGCGTCGTTCAACTATGAACGTATGCAGGCGGGCGGCTGGCTGTATACCCTGATCCCTGGCCTGCGCAAGATCCACAAGAATCCTCAGGATCTGGCGAACTCGATGAAAATGCACATGGAATTTATCAATGTGCATCCCTTCGATGTGACATTCCTTTCCGGCCTCGTGCTGGCAATGGAAGGCAGCAAAGAAAAGGTATCCACCATTCGAGCGGTCAAAGTGGCGCTGATGGGGCCGCTGGGCGGCATTGGGGATGCGCTGTTTTGGCTCACGTTGCTGCCAATTTGTGCCGGTATCGGCGCTTCGTTAGCGCTTCAGGGCAGCCTGTTTGGGCCGATTGTCTTCCTGCTGATGTTCAACATTGTGCATTTTGGCCTGCGTTTCGGGCTAGCGCACTACGGCTACCATGCAGGCACCAGCGCGTTGGCGTTGCTAAAAACCCACACTAAAAAGATATCTCATGCGGCGTCAATTGTTGGGATGACGGTTATCGGGGCGCTGGTGGCGTCGTACGTTCATCTCTCAACGCCGTTAGTTATGCATGCCGGTAAAGCCAGCGTAGCGCTCCAGAAAGACGTGCTAGATAAGCTGATGCCCAATCTTTTGCCGCTGTGCTTCACGCTGCTGGTGTTTTGGCTAATGAAACGCGGTTTTTCACCGGTGAAACTGATTGGTTTAACGGTGTTATTTGGCGTGGTTGGCAAGTTTATTGGATTCCTTTAAGGAGGCGCGATGTTAGGTCTAGTGATTACC harbors:
- the agaV gene encoding PTS N-acetylgalactosamine transporter subunit IIB translates to MSTPNILMTRIDNRLVHGQVGVTWTNTLGANLVLVANDAAAADPVQQNLMDMVVAEGVQTRYFTLEKTIDVIRKAADRQKIFIVCKTPQDVLTLVKGGVPINFVNVGNMHFAEGKRQIHKTVSVNDSDTAAFRELERLGITCEVRRVPDESGESIAKLLA
- the agaW gene encoding PTS N-acetylgalactosamine transporter subunit IIC — protein: MFTDALLIGLLAGLAGVDLFDGLTHFHRPVVIGPLVGLILGDVQTGLLVGGSLELVWMGMVPLAGAQPPNVVIGGVIGTAFAILTHADPKVAIGIAVPFAIAVQGCITLLFTAFSPMMHKCDKMVQELNWRGIERVNYLGIAILFCFYFIVAFLPVYFGADAASAMVQKAPTWLLDGLAVAGGMMPAIGFSLLMKIMMKKTYVAYFILGFISVTFLNMPIIAVALGAFAIALIDFFNRSRNEQDGETNAPSSSTHAQEMEDGI
- a CDS encoding PTS system mannose/fructose/sorbose family transporter subunit IID codes for the protein MGFNDNEAVMAAKAEQRMAQALATSQVEQDDYIDSTPAEALTKQDLNRMAWRSLLLQASFNYERMQAGGWLYTLIPGLRKIHKNPQDLANSMKMHMEFINVHPFDVTFLSGLVLAMEGSKEKVSTIRAVKVALMGPLGGIGDALFWLTLLPICAGIGASLALQGSLFGPIVFLLMFNIVHFGLRFGLAHYGYHAGTSALALLKTHTKKISHAASIVGMTVIGALVASYVHLSTPLVMHAGKASVALQKDVLDKLMPNLLPLCFTLLVFWLMKRGFSPVKLIGLTVLFGVVGKFIGFL